The nucleotide sequence GGAGATGTTCAACCAACCCCATACGCCTTCATTTCTGCATTTGGTACCACTAAAGCAGCTGCTGGATCAGAAGAAAACttcaaaaagattgattaTGGAACCAATTTAGATGCAGCTAGAGCAGCCAAAGAAGCGGGAGTCAAGACATGTATTTTGGTGTCGGCATTTGGAGCCAGTACTAAATCACCATTTTTCTATTTCAGAACTAAAGGACAATTGGAGGAGGCTATCATTGCATTGGACTTTGACTATACAATTATTTTGAGACCAGGTATGTTGGTTGGTAAAAGGAATGGCAAATCAGATTGGGCTCATAAGTTGGCTAGATTTACTCAAAACCCAGTGTTTTCACCTTTATTTAGATCAATTCATGCTAGTGATGTGGGTAAGATTGCCATCTTTTTTGCTGATCGTGCCAAGAAGGGCGATTTGATGGAGAGGGTAAAGATTGTCGATGGCGgtgaattgttggatttggtgGCAAGTGAGAAGCTCAAGTAGAGGAGCTCTCTGTTGTTGGGTCCCACATTGTAATTTTTGggttttgtttatttacCTAGTTTTAATGCGTaattatttattatttaGATACACCGTATTGCTTTCCTCTTTGCTCCATCATGTCGATAGACCCCGTATCGAAAGCGTCGTACAATATACTGACCATAAACTCCGATGGGTCTCCGATCGGATTTTGTTACTCTCAGCCGCAAGagagaaaaataaaatatcaGATGATACAGAGGGACTGCACAATGGGGAAAGAGATTAAAAAGATAAACAGAGAAAGATCTTTGAATTGACTAGTCAATTGTATATAGCTTAGATACACAGCCATGGCCGAAGAAGAGCCTAAACATACCAAAGCTGttgacattgatgatggtgatggtgacGTCAAACCCACCACTTTAACCACAGATGAAGCGCCCAAACCCACTAAaggtgttgatgaagttgaggAGGTAAAGAACACCATTAAATCCACCACATTAACTGGTGATCAAGCCAAAAAATTATCCAAACTCATCAACTCCATCCCACAAATCCTATCAAAATTAGATAACCCCAATTACGATGAAATATTTGGGTACCGAATCAACACTAGTGACAAGCCACACGTTGAAACCAACGTCCGAAATGAGATCCTACTCAAATTCTTAGCAGCTGATAACTATGATTTAGACTTGAGTACCCAACGATTAATTAAATGCTTTAATTGGAGAAACAAATTCCAACCTTTACATGCTGCATTTAAGGAAGAATTTGATCCCGAGTTGAGTTCATTAGGTGTAATTACTAGTTTTCCTAAAGCTAATGCCAATTTGCATGTGATTACGTGGAACTTGTATGggaatttgaagaatccaaaaaagatttttgagaaatttggAGGTGGTGGCTCTGCTACCGACGATGAGTTACCAGGAAGTCAATTCTTAAGATGGAGAATAGGGTTAATGGAGAAATCCttacaattgattgattttacTTCCAAGGATAATCACAAGATTGGTCAGATTCATGATTATAACAGTGTGTCAATGTTTAGGATCGATCCCGGAATGAAACAGGCGACTAAGGAAATTATTGATATATTTGGCAGCAACTACCCTGAGTTGTTAAGTACTaaatatttcatcaatgtcCCATTGATTATGGGATGGGTAtttacatttttcaaaaccattAGAGTTATAAATGAAGATACTTTGAAGAAGTTCCAAGTTTTGAATCATGGTGATCTAAGTGAAACTTTACCCAAGAGTGAATTACCTGTACTGTACGGTGGTAGTAAAAGTGATGACAAGTCAAAGACCAAAGGAAGTGATTTGTTTAGTTTGGATGTGAGTGATACAATAAAGTTGAGTGGGTACGGGGAATatatattgaaacaaagaGCTGACGATGATGAGATCAAGCATGTGAATGATGAAGTAGAGTAGAGGGCTAGGTTAGAATAGGCACACTTTTTTAATAAACATCCTAATACATAGCAGACCAACAGTGGTTGATGTGATGGGGTGCATCCAAAATGCCTCATATTCAAGTCGCAGAGTAGCGAAGGAAACTTTGGACACGTATTTAATGGGTTGCGAACTGGGATTAACGCTGGTTGCCTAGGAAGTGTGTAATCGGTTGCGAATTCAGgatttgtgtttgtatGTATTACATAATCAATTACAGAGCCTGGCATTCCTGTGCGATGGTTTTCGTTGGAAAAGCCCcttaacaaattgattactTTATTGAACCTCTATCTAATTCATTGCGTTTGGGGTGTGAGCTTCATATCAATGTTACTCGGAATCATGCACGCTGTATTATCATGCAGCCAGGGGTGCAAAAAAGGGAGAATCAACATGTATCACTTTGAGACACTGGGTCAATTGTCGACAAGCTGTCCACTTTTCCTGTCTACATTTTCCCGTTTTCGTCAATGGTTGTATATTTTTCGGTTTTATACTTGCGAGCACCTGATNNNNNNNNNNNNNNNNNNNNNNNNNNNNNNNNNNNNNNNNNNNNNNNNNNNNNNNNNNNNCACACTAAACtatttattttcattaacAATTTGTTGCCAGGTCTTACCTTCTTTTCTCAACTCTTCAGCTAATTCATCCCTGATCCTAGCAACTAATCCAGGTCCTTTGTAAGCAAAGGCTGTGTATAATTCCACAAAAGTTGCACCAGCTTTTGCAAATTCTAAAGCGTCTTTACCACTTGAAATTCCACCACATCCCACTAATACCAATCCTGATCCTTTGGTATGTTTGTTCAATAGCTTCAATGCCTGCAATGATAAGGGCTTTAATGGTTTTCCCGAAAGTCCACCAGTTTCGTTGATTAATGTTTCATCTGTGGTTAACATCCTATCTTTTGGTCTCTGAATTGTTGTGTTCGAAATAATAATTCCGTCTACTTTGGCTTCCTTTGCTGAATTTGCTATGGACATGATCTCTGGCTCAGTCAAATCAGGGGCAACTTTCACCAAAATTGGAGGTTTTGCGCCTAGTAAATTGGTACGCAATATGTCGCGCTCCTTTACAACGGTAGTCAAAAGGTTGGTAAGCTTAGattcattttgcaaatcaCGTAACCCAGGAGTGTTTGGTGACGATACGTTAACAACAAGCACATCAGCAAATGGCCCAAGTCTAGAAACACCCTTAACataatcttcaacttcGTCCCCCGTTTTGTTTTTACCCAAATTTATACCTAGTAATTTCCCTTGTTGAAaagcatttgaaaatggtaaTTGGGCCGGAGTGTGGGTTCTCTCAAATTTTTCCACCAATTTAGTAAAACGGATTCTCAATCTTGCCAAGACATTAAAGTGCCCAGTGGAATTGAAGCCATAACGATTGATTACAGCATCATCTCTTGGCAATCTAAAGAATCGAGGTTGGGGATTACCTGGTTGAGGCTCGGGTGTGATTGAACCGATCTCAACATAAGAGAACCCGGTATTGAATAACGAGTCGATTGCTTCTCCGTCTTTATCTAGTCCAGCAGCCAATCCAATTGGGTTTTTTAAATTGTGACCAAACACATTGACGCCCAAAACATCGCTTTGGTCGTTCCTTCCTTCATCCAAAAGTCTGGGGACGAGACCATATTTCATAAATAAAATTCCTAGTTTATGACCCTGCTCTGCATCTGTAAATGTTCTTATAAGTGGACACAAAACATATTCGTGAACCGACGAACGTGAATCGAAAAGGTAATAACCGCCAATTCCAGCTAATGCTCCACCAATGAGAAGCGAAATTGGTCCTGGCAAAAAGCTCGATCTTATTATCTGTTTGCCATTTGTTCTAACATTGGGACACCTAAACAACCCCTTTAACAAGTTTCCTCTTTTAAACATTACAAAGCACTCAATTGAGCTGGTATAGCGTTAGGAAAGAAGAACGGAAATCAGTCGAGAGAGAGCTCAAACATGGAAAAAATTATTGTACAAACTGTCGCCGCGCAAAAGTGAAAAGTTAGAAATGGTAGCTCAAAATATTTCTCTTCATGAGATGATCTTCTCTGAGTAAGAGTGCATTAGAGTCAACTACAAGCTGTGCACCACTATGAGCGAGCCAAAAAGTGACAACAAACACCTGAAGGGTCAAGTCAAAAGCCTGAAAAGCCAAAGAAAACATAGATACTCCAAAGACAAGAAACTCAACTCCAAATTACAAAGGATAGAAAACCAATACAAGGATGCATTAAAATCTGCTGCAGGTACCGATTATCTTTTACAAGAGGAGACAGGGTTTTTGGAAGCAGAAGGCCCTATGGAAAGaactttcaaattcaagcaAGATGAAATAACAAAGGCAGTGGATGCAAACACTgcaaataaaaaatttgaaCTTAAACTTCCCGAATTTGGTCCATATCtgattgatttttcaagaaatggTCGTGAACTTCTTCTTGGAGGAAAAAAGGGACACGTTGCGTCTATTGATTGGAAGTCTGGTTTATTGGGATGTGAATTGCACCTTAATGAGACAGTTAATGCCGTGAAGTGTTTGCACAATGATCAATACTTTGCCGTAGCACAAAAGAAATACACTTTTATCTATGACAAGGAAGGTACAGAACTTCATCGACTCAAGCAGCATGTGGAGGCTACCCTATTGGACTTTTTGCCgtatcattttcttttagTGACAGCTGGACACACAGGTTTCCTAAAATACCATGATGTTTCCACAGGTGAGTTGGTTAGTGAGATAAGAACAAAACTTGGTCCCACTTTAGCAATGAAACATAATCCATACAATGCTGTTATTCACCTGGGCCATGGAAATGGTCAAGTAACATTGTGGTCTCCAAATGCACCTGAACCGTTAGTCAAAATACAATCTGCTCGTGGCCCAATTCGAGATTTGGCCATTGATAGAGAGGGTAAATATATGGCAGTCAGCGGAGCCGACAAGACGTTGAAAATATGGGATGTACGAACTTTCAAAGAAGTGGATCAATATTACACACAAACGCCGGCTACATCATTAGATATTTCCGACACCGGATTACTCTCTGTCGGTTGGGGTTCACATGTAACTATATGGAAAAACATTTTTAAAACATCACATCAGGCTGATCCATATATGAACCATTTGATCCCTGGATCGAAAGTGGACAAGGTCAAGTTTGTTCCATTCGAAGATATTCTAGGCATTGGTCACCAGCAAGGGTATGACTCAATTATAGTTCCAGGTGCTGGTGAAGCCAATTATGATGCATTAGAATTGAACCCATTTGAAACTACTAAACAAAGACAGGAACAAGAAGTCAGGTCTTTGCTTAATAAACTTCCCGCTGATTCTATTGCGTTGGACCCAAACACTATTGGAACTATTGATAAAAgagcaaaatcaataaaattgaaacctGGAGAGATTAATGAATTGGGTGATTTTGCTAATGATGCATCAGACAAGATGGCTATAAAACCGGATGTCAAGGGTAAAAATTCTGCTTTGAGAAAACATTTGAggagaaagagagaaaatgtcattgatcaaagaaaGATGAGgattgaaaagaatttgagAAATGAAAAGGAGGCAAGGTTGAGACGTTTGAAGATGCTACAAGgggaagaagaggaaaaggaTGTTTTAGACTCTGCATTAGCTAGGTTTAAGTAAGAGAGTTTAACTGCTGCTGTTTCTTTTCGAAACTGATTCTGTTAATAACTTGGTTGAAGACTTGACACTCCCACTTGATTGCtctcaattcttcttctgtaATGACGTAACAACTTTCGCCCGAGTCAGGTCCAGGTGGTGCGTCAAACGAATTCTGATCTTGGTTTAGTGAAGTTGGtgttaaagaattgaaacGTTGCCTTTGAGCTC is from Candida orthopsilosis Co 90-125, chromosome 1 draft sequence and encodes:
- a CDS encoding Ura1 dihydroorotate dehydrogenase, which gives rise to MFKRGNLLKGLFRCPNVRTNGKQIIRSSFLPGPISLLIGGALAGIGGYYLFDSRSSVHEYVLCPLIRTFTDAEQGHKLGILFMKYGLVPRLLDEGRNDQSDVLGVNVFGHNLKNPIGLAAGLDKDGEAIDSLFNTGFSYVEIGSITPEPQPGNPQPRFFRLPRDDAVINRYGFNSTGHFNVLARLRIRFTKLVEKFERTHTPAQLPFSNAFQQGKLLGINLGKNKTGDEVEDYVKGVSRLGPFADVLVVNVSSPNTPGLRDLQNESKLTNLLTTVVKERDILRTNLLGAKPPILVKVAPDLTEPEIMSIANSAKEAKVDGIIISNTTIQRPKDRMLTTDETLINETGGLSGKPLKPLSLQALKLLNKHTKGSGLVLVGCGGISSGKDALEFAKAGATFVELYTAFAYKGPGLVARIRDELAEELRKEGKTWQQIVNENK
- a CDS encoding Sfh5 protein (S. cerevisiae homolog SFH5 has phosphatidylinositol transporter activity, has role in phospholipid transport and localizes to microsome, endoplasmic reticulum, cytosol), which gives rise to MAEEEPKHTKAVDIDDGDGDVKPTTLTTDEAPKPTKGVDEVEEVKNTIKSTTLTGDQAKKLSKLINSIPQILSKLDNPNYDEIFGYRINTSDKPHVETNVRNEILLKFLAADNYDLDLSTQRLIKCFNWRNKFQPLHAAFKEEFDPELSSLGVITSFPKANANLHVITWNLYGNLKNPKKIFEKFGGGGSATDDELPGSQFLRWRIGLMEKSLQLIDFTSKDNHKIGQIHDYNSVSMFRIDPGMKQATKEIIDIFGSNYPELLSTKYFINVPLIMGWVFTFFKTIRVINEDTLKKFQVLNHGDLSETLPKSELPVSYGGSKSDDKSKTKGSDLFSLDVSDTIKLSGYGEYILKQRADDDEIKHVNDEVE